The Streptomyces armeniacus genomic interval CGGCGCTGGCCGCGATGGCCGACGCACTGGAGGACGGCCGCGGCCACACGGCTCCGCCACTGCCCCCGGGCCCGCGCGGGTGCCGCTCGCTGCACGACGTGATGACGGAACTCCACGCGATCCACACCCTGACGACGTCCGCCCCGGCGGCCTGACCCCACCCGGGCCGGAGCGGTCACCCACCCGAGCCCGTCCGGCGTTTGAGGACGGCCCTCAGCCCGCGGTTCGCGGCAGTCGCCGGTGGGCGGTGACCGCATCGTGTGCTGGGCGCGGCCCGGGGACGGGCCGGATTCGTCCTCAAGCGCCGGACGGGCTGGATGTGCTGGGCCAGGAGCCCTGCTCACGCGCCCTCGGCCGCGCGGACGGAAAAAGTTTCGGTGGTGATGTCGAGAACCCGTGGCCGGCTCCGTCCCCGAGGTGAACGTGACCACAATGGGTCGCACCAGGACCGAGGAGAACATCATGGCCAAGTACCTGCTGCTGAAGCACTACCGCGGCGCCCCGGCACCGGCGAACGACGTGCCGATGGACAAGTGGACGCCCGAGGAGATCTCGGCGCACGTGCAGTACATGCGGGACTTCGCGGACCGGCTCGAGGAGACCGGCGAGTTCGTCGACGGGCAGGCGCTCGCCCCCGAGGGGACGTTCGTGCGGTACGACGGGCCGGGGCGCCCGCCGGTCACCGACGGGCCGTTCGCCGAGACCAAGGACCTGATCGCCGGCTGGATGGTGATCGACGTCGACAGCTACGAGCGCGCCGTCGAGCTGGCCGGGGAGCTGTCGGCCGCGCCCGGGGCGGGCGGGGAGCCGATCCACGAGTGGCTCGAACTGCGTCCGTTCCTGGCCGAGCCGCCCACCATCACGGAGTGACCGGAGTGGCCTCTCCGATGAACGAGGTTCTCCTCCGGAGCCTCACCCCGAGCGTCCTCGGAATCCTCGTCCGCCGCGGAGCCGACTTCGCGGCGGCCGAGGACGCCGTACAGGACGCCCTGGTCGAGGCCGTACGGGTGTGGCCCGAGGAGCAGCCGAGGGACCCGAAGGGGTGGCTGGTCACCGTGGCCTGGCGCCGGTTCCTCGACGCGACCCGGGCGGAGGCCGCCCGGCGCCGGCGTGAGGACCGGGTCGAGGAGGAGCCGCCGCCCGGACCGGCTCCCGCGGCGGACGACACCCTCCAGCTGTACTTCCTGTGCGCCCACCCGTCGCTCACGCCGTCCTCCGCGGTCGCGCTCACCCTGCGCGCCGTCGGCGGGCTCACCACCCGCCAGATCGCCGAGGCCTACCTCGTGCCCGAGGCGACCATGGCGCAGCGCATCAGCCGCGCCAAGCGGACGGTCTCGGGCGTGCGGTTCGACCAGCCCGGCGACGTCGCCACCGTGCTGCGCGTCCTCTACCTCGTCTTCAACGAGGGCTACTCCGGCGACGTCGACCTCGCCGCCGAGGCCATCCGGCTCACCCGGCAGCTCGCGGCCGCCATCGACCACCCCGAGGTGTCGGGCCTGCTCGCGCTCATGCTGCTCCACCACGCCCGGCGCGCCGCCCGTACGGCGTCCGACGGCAGCCTGGTGCCGCTCGCCGAGCAGGACCGCGGCCGGTGGGACACCGCGTCGATCGCCGAGGGTGTCGAGATCCTGCAGGC includes:
- a CDS encoding YciI family protein, yielding MAKYLLLKHYRGAPAPANDVPMDKWTPEEISAHVQYMRDFADRLEETGEFVDGQALAPEGTFVRYDGPGRPPVTDGPFAETKDLIAGWMVIDVDSYERAVELAGELSAAPGAGGEPIHEWLELRPFLAEPPTITE
- a CDS encoding RNA polymerase sigma factor, translated to MNEVLLRSLTPSVLGILVRRGADFAAAEDAVQDALVEAVRVWPEEQPRDPKGWLVTVAWRRFLDATRAEAARRRREDRVEEEPPPGPAPAADDTLQLYFLCAHPSLTPSSAVALTLRAVGGLTTRQIAEAYLVPEATMAQRISRAKRTVSGVRFDQPGDVATVLRVLYLVFNEGYSGDVDLAAEAIRLTRQLAAAIDHPEVSGLLALMLLHHARRAARTASDGSLVPLAEQDRGRWDTASIAEGVEILQAALVRDRLGEFQAQAAIAALHADAPAAEETDWVQIVEWYDELARLTDSPVVRLNRAVAVGEADGPRAGLAALAALDDALPRHTAVAAYLHERDGDLATAARLYAEAARKAPNLAERDHLTRQAARLNAHLSRQG